A section of the Scleropages formosus chromosome 12, fSclFor1.1, whole genome shotgun sequence genome encodes:
- the izumo1 gene encoding izumo sperm-egg fusion protein 1, which yields MARARCVFLVCAALLLSLASACLQCDKLIRYLLEDIALSAPLENQIRLNTVLNGAYKIYEDISRQYQGVIDFTTLYRARTQFQSEIAKYLASNPTDEEEVFFAIRLLQQGETILKNHLEEFVRTGLCPNTCGVFNQSVINCASCGNELHPCASPVDQRSCGVLQLEAEQDSQVVLNCFLPWHSLVVEEKEYHFSRSSDLSGEFTAFLVTPQSKVILNQLEMDERGVYRCLLQDGSGTVLTEMYYNLTGDGLQGKVDPARALR from the exons ATGGCTCGCGCTCGCTGTGTTTTCCTCGTCTGCGCGGCCCTGTTGCTCTCCCTCGCCAGCGCATGTCTGCAGTGTGACAAACTGATTCGATACCTTTTGGAGGACATAGCACTGTCTGCTCCGCTGGAAAACCAGATTCGCCTGAATACGGTCTTAAATGGGGCCTATAAAATATATGAAGACATCAGCAGACAGTACCAGGGAGTAattg ATTTCACCACACTGTACCGTGCACGTACCCAGTTCCAGAGTGAAATCGCAAAGTACCTGGCAAGCAATCCAACTGACG AGGAAGAGGTGTTTTTCGCAATTCGCTTACTTCAGCAGGGAGAAACAATCCTGAAGAACCATCTGGAAGAATTTGTCAGAACAG gtCTTTGTCCAAATACATGCG GGGTCTTCAATCAGAGTGTGATCAACTGCGCCAGTTGCGGCAACGAGCTGCACCCCTGTGCGTCTCCGGTCGACCAACGTAGTTGTGGCG TGCTGCAACTTGAAGCGGAGCAGGACAGTCAGGTGGTGCTCAACTGTTTCCTGCCCTGGCACAGCCTGGTGGTTGAGGAAAAAGAGTACCACTTCTCCCGG TCTTCAGATCTCTCCGGGGAATTTACCGCGTTTCTGGTGACTCCTCAGTCAAAGGTGATTTTAAACCAGCTTGAAATGGATGAGCGGGGAGTGTACCGCTGCCTCCTGCAGGACGGCAGTGGAACCGTTTTGACGGAAATGTACTACAATTTGACAGGTGACGGACTTCAGGGAAAAGTAGATCCCGCCAGAGCGCTGCGTTGA
- the adra2b gene encoding alpha-2B adrenergic receptor: MAAVPDGACGMGSEHGIRNASVGGASSATPHCNQSLPPYSPEATAAFATAITLMALFTIVGNILVIIAVLTSRSLRGPQNLFLVSLAAADILVATLIIPFSLANELMGYWYFRSVWCEIYLALDVLFCTSSIVHLCAISLDRYMSISRAVTYGSQRTPRRIKAAILVVWLISAIISFPPLLSMNKSKGGAGGKDMPQCMLNNERWYILYSTIGSFFAPCLIMILVYIRIYQIAKQRTRCPPGDQKKECTTTATPQKTRSRTQQNGGNDASPATPQKSHTKARPPNLTVPLSPSSLPTKRSASPQNLLQPPSPSPATTPTTPTSPPGRISSLLPCRPSANPADTRSKGGRKAKRIGKRPVNNNGDSSSSGSETDPGPGEGGHGVPAASPGPGIHSPASVQKYRDMIATSKGAVLAGRRDKPEGTPNSRRKAMVNREKRFTFVLAVVIGVFVVCWFPFFFSYILQAICPEVCTLPEPVFKFFFWIGYCNSSLNPVIYTIFNKDFRRAFKKILCKNTKGTFF, translated from the coding sequence ATGGCCGCCGTACCAGACGGAGCCTGCGGAATGGGCTCGGAGCATGGCATCAGGAACGCCAGCGTTGGAGGAGCCAGCAGTGCCACTCCCCACTGCAACCAGAGCCTCCCCCCCTACTCTCCCGAGGCCACTGCTGCCTTCGCCACAGCCATCACGTTGATGGCTCTCTTCACGATTGTGGGCAACATCCTGGTAATCATCGCTGTGCTCACCAGCCGCTCGCTGCGAGGACCTCAGAATCTTTTCCTGGTGTCCCTGGCGGCGGCAGACATCCTGGTGGCCACACTCATCATCCCCTTCTCCTTGGCCAATGAGCTCATGGGCTACTGGTACTTTCGATCGGTGTGGTGTGAGATCTACCTGGCACTGGATGTACTTTTCTGTACCTCCTCAATTGTGCACTTGTGCGCCATCAGCCTGGACCGCTACATGTCCATATCCCGCGCCGTCACGTACGGCTCCCAGCGCACACCTCGCCGAATTAAGGCAGCCATTCTGGTGGTGTGGCTCATCTCTGCCATCATTTCTTTCCCACCACTGCTCTCCATGAACAAAAGTAAGGGGGGCGCAGGTGGTAAAGACATGCCGCAGTGCATGCTCAATAACGAGCGGTGGTACATCCTGTACTCGACCATTGGCTCCTTCTTTGCCCCCTGTCTTATCATGATCTTGGTGTACATCCGCATTTATCAGATTGCTAAGCAACGTACCCGCTGCCCCCCAGGGGACCAAAAGAAAGAGTGTACAACTACCGCCACTCCTCAGAAAACTCGTTCCCGGACCCAACAGAATGGAGGCAATGATGCCAGTCCCGCCACTCCACAGAAAAGCCATACGAAAGCTAGGCCACCCAACCTTACTGTGCCACTCTCACCGTCCTCACTGCCAACCAAGAGATCTGCCAGTCCCCAAAATTTGCTGCAGCCCCCCTCGCCCTCTCCGGCCACCACCCCTACCACCCCTACCTCACCACCAGGCCGCATCTCGTCACTGCTGCCCTGCCGCCCATCCGCTAATCCAGCAGATACTAGATCCAAAGGCGGTAGGAAAGCAAAGAGGATAGGTAAGAGGCCGGTCAACAACAACGGCGATAGTTCCAGCTCCGGATCAGAAACTGATCCGGGGCCTGGAGAGGGGGGCCATGGGGTCCCTGCTGCATCTCCAGGCCCTGGAATCCATTCTCCAGCCTCGGTACAAAAGTACAGGGACATGATTGCTACGTCGAAGGGGGCTGTGCTGGCAGGTCGCAGGGACAAGCCAGAAGGCACGCCAAACTCACGGCGCAAGGCCATGGTGAACCGTGAGAAGAGATTCACCTTCGTGCTGGCAGTAGTGATTGGGGTGTTTGTGGTCTGCTGGTTCCCGTTCTTCTTCTCCTATATTCTGCAAGCCATCTGTCCAGAAGTCTGCACTCTCCCAGAGCCCGTCTTCAAGTTCTTCTTCTGGATCGGCTACTGCAACAGTTCCCTGAACCCAGTCATCTACACTATCTTCAACAAGGACTTTCGCAGGGCTTTCAAGAAGATCCTCTGCAAGAACACCAAGGGCACGTTCTTCTAA
- the dusp2 gene encoding dual specificity protein phosphatase 2: MANGEPLEIAGSELVHILRTPPELFASGGCVLLDCRPFLSYSRAHIRGSRNVNWNSMLRRRSKSAVVSLEWLVPDRSLLSGLRAGHFSPVVVLDEESRSVAELKAESLASMLLSALRAEVEPGAAQICFLQGGFESFFGAYGDLCVNSAAASGNQSSARDPEPGLSGRTTPLYDQDGPVEILPFLFLGSAHHSSRRETLAQCGITAVLNVSSSCPNLFETELLYMTLRVEDSLAADIRARFPEAIRFIDSVKESGGRVLVHCQAGISRSATICLAYLIHSLRVRLDEAFDFVKQRRRVISPNLAFMGQLLQFETDVLCH; encoded by the exons ATGGCTAACGGCGAGCCGCTGGAAATCGCGGGCAGCGAGCTGGTTCACATCCTGCGCACCCCGCCGGAGCTGTTCGCCTCGGGCGGCTGCGTGCTCCTCGACTGCAGACCCTTCCTGTCGTACTCCCGGGCGCACATCCGCGGCTCCCGCAACGTCAACTGGAACTCGATGCTGCGGCGAAGGTCCAAGAGCGCCGTGGTGAGCCTCGAGTGGCTGGTGCCCGACAGGTCGCTGCTGAGCGGGCTGCGCGCCGGACACTTCTCCCCGGTGGTGGTGCTGGACGAGGAGAGCCGCTCCGTGGCCGAGCTGAAGGCGGAGAGCCTGGCCAGCATGTTGCTGAGCGCCCTGAGAGCCGAGGTGGAACCCGGAGCGGCACAGATCTGCTTCCTACAAG GCGGGTTCGAGTCTTTCTTCGGCGCCTACGGCGATCTGTGCGTCAACAGCGCGGCGGCgagtggaaaccagagctccgCGAGGGACCCCGAGCCCGGCCTGTCCGGCAGGACCACGCCCCTCTACGACCAG GACGGTCCGGTCGAGATCCTCCCTTTCCTCTTCCTGGGCAGTGCCCACCACTCTTCGAGACGCGAGACCCTGGCGCAGTGCGGCATCACGGCCGTGCTTAacgtctcctcctcctgccccaaCCTCTTCGAGACCGAGCTCCTCTACATGACCCTACGCGTGGAGGACAGCCTGGCGGCAGATATCCGCGCTCGTTTCCCAGAGGCCATCCGCTTCATTG ACTCCGTGAAGGAGAGCGGCGGGCGCGTACTGGTGCACTGCCAAGCGGGCATCTCACGCTCAGCTACCATCTGCCTGGCCTACCTGATCCACTCGCTGCGCGTGCGTCTGGACGAGGCCTTCGACTTCGTCAAGCAGCGACGGCGAGTCATCTCGCCTAATCTGGCCTTCATGGGCCAGCTTCTGCAGTTTGAGACCGACGTTTTGTGCCACTGA